A single window of Nicotiana sylvestris chromosome 5, ASM39365v2, whole genome shotgun sequence DNA harbors:
- the LOC138869360 gene encoding uncharacterized protein, with product MARTRNSDTDTQDAAQETIATIVAQGSSTVPTAAPTQATISPKVGQMFNAVNSATEMFKAFMANQNERRDEIPPQSNRKNNFESSRVNEFLKLSPPVFHGSIVDEDPMLWLESVKKALRVMKAFDDEAVELAAYQLRDVAGAWFEMWEKERDQDDGLPTWEEFEKAFMANFIPEEDREAKATEFEQLKQGNKSMQEYYIEFIRLAKHAPHLVKTEKAKICRFVGGLAYHIKDTASAAAVGMEAFSSVVGFSKHLEKDKKLRRE from the exons ATGGCTCGTACTCGCAACTCTGACACTGACACTCAGGATGCTGCTCAAGAAACTATTGCTACTATTGTGGCTCAAG GATCTAGTACCGTCCCAACAGCAGCTCCGACTCAGGCAACTATATCTCCAAAGGTGGGTCAGATGTTTAATGCTGTCAATAGTGCTACGGAGATGTTTAAAGCCTTTATGGCCAACCAGAATGAGAGAAGAGATGAGATTCCACCTCAATCAAATAGAAAGAACAATTTTGAGTCCTCAAgagtgaatgaatttttgaagttgagtcCTCCAGTGTTCCATGGTTCTATAGTTGATGAAGATCCGATGTTGTGGCTGGAGAGTGTCAAGAAAGCCCTCCGAgtgatgaaagcatttgatgatgaaGCTGTGGAGCTGGCTGCTTACCAGCTTAGAGATGTGGCCGGTgcttggtttgagatgtgggaaaaggaaagagATCAAGATGATGGTCTGcctacttgggaagaatttgaaAAGGCTTTCATGGCTAACTTTATCCCAGAAGAGGATAGGGAAGCTAAGGCTACAGAGTTCGAACAGctcaagcaagggaataaaagtATGCAAGAGTACTACATTGAATTCATAAGGTTAGCTAAGCATGCTCCTCACTTGGTGAAGACTGAAAAAGCAAAGATTTGCAGGTTTGTTGGTGGTTTAGCTTACCACATTAAGGATACAGCATCAGCTGCAGCAGTAGGGATGGAAGCCTTCTCCTCTGTTGTGGGATTTTCCAAGCACTTAGAGAAAGACAAAAAACTAAGGAGAGAATAA
- the LOC138868118 gene encoding uncharacterized protein — translation MNFLKLSPPVFHGSIVDEDLMLWLEGVKKSLRVMKVFDDKVVELAVYQLRDVAGAWFEMWEKERDEYDGPPTWEEFEEAFMANFIPEKDREAKAAEFEQLKKGNKSVQEYYMEFIRLAKHASHMVKTEKAKIRMFVGGLAYHIKDTTSAATVGIEVFSSVVGLAKHLEKDIKLRREEKEHNKKARTTGRFNGTSSGGGRDSFNKESLALA, via the coding sequence ATGAATTTTTTGAAGTTGAGTCCTCCAGTGTTCCATGGTTCTATAGTTGATGAAGATCTGATGTTGTGGCTGGAGGGTGTCAAGAAATCCCTCCGAGTGATGAAAGTATTTGATGATAAAGTTGTGGAGCTAGCTGTTTACCAGCTTAGAGATGTGGCCGGTgcttggtttgagatgtgggaaaaggaaagagatgaatATGATGGTCCAcctacttgggaagaatttgaagaggccTTCATGGCTAACTTTATCCCAGAAAAGGATAGGGAAGCTAAGGCTGCAGAGTTTGAACAACTCAAGAAAGGGAATAAAAGTGTGCAAGAGTACTACATGGAATTCATAAGGTTAGCTAAGCATGCTTCTCACATGGTGAAGACTGAAAAAGCAAAGATTCGTATGTTTGTTGGTGGTTTAGCTTACCACATTAAGGATACGACATCAGCTGCAACTGTAGGGATAGAAGTCTTCTCCTCTGTTGTGGGACTTGCCAAGCACTTAGAGAAAGACATAAAActaaggagagaagaaaaagagcataACAAGAAAGCTCGGACAACGGGCAGGTTTAATGGTACATCCAGCGGAGGTGGAAGGGATTCCTTTAATAAGGAGTCATTAGCACTAGCTTAG
- the LOC138869361 gene encoding uncharacterized protein: MVEFDMIMGMDWLSSCYALLDCHAKIVRFQFPNEEVLELKGSSASLVGKFISYLKAQQMIGKGCLAYLAHIINPESEPLTLQSVPVVREFPEVFPDDLPGLPPERIIDFGIDLMPGTQPISIPPYKMAPAELNELREQLKDLLDKGFIRPAVSLWGAPVLFVNKKDGLSECASTIDS, encoded by the coding sequence ATGGTGGAGTTTGATATGATcatgggtatggactggttgtcttcctgctatgccttgttagattgtcatgccaagatagtcaggttccaatttccaaatgaagaagtctTAGAGTTGAAGGGTAGTTCAGCATCCcttgtaggtaagtttatttcttatCTTAAGGCACAACAAATGATCGGTAAGGGGTGTCTCGCCTATTTGGCTCACATTATTAATCCAGAATCAGAACCACTAACTCTTCAGTCAGTGCCAGTTGTTAGAGAATTTCCAGAAGTTTTCCCTGATGACCTTCCCGGACTTCCTCCCGAAAGAATCATAGACTTTGGCATTGATCtcatgccaggcactcagcccatatctataccTCCTTATAAGATGGCTCCAGCAGAACTTAATGAGTTGAGAGAACAATTGAAAGACCTTCTTGACAAGGGCTTCATCAGGCCGGCTGTTTCACTATGGGGTGCCCCTGTCCTGTTTGTCAATAAGAAAGATGGTCTCTCAGAATGTGCATCGACTATCGatagttga